The following DNA comes from Rhinolophus sinicus isolate RSC01 linkage group LG06, ASM3656204v1, whole genome shotgun sequence.
CTGACAGAGAGGTGCAGACACGGTTAGCTTGCAAGTGAAAAGGCTGGGTCACACCGTTGAGAGTtgacaggaaaagaaacactGTTTGGAAAACGCCAAAACCCACAGCAAACTCAGCAGCAAAACAGCACAGCACACAGCCCTGTCCTACCTTCCGGAAGGATGGGAATTTGCCATCGTAACGATAAAACCACCCAAAGGCTGTAACAACACAGAGAACGAAGTAGTGAGACGCAGTTCAGTTCAGCCAGAGTATccagggcagaggccaggagCTGGCTCTCAAAGAACTTGTGGCTTTGTGAGATGAAGAGCAGCACTGGTGGATCCAACAGCAAAACTACACCCTCTGATTCTCCACTTACCTGGCCTCACCTGGGTTGTAAAGCAGGCCTAAGGCCATCTGAGAAAGGCCCTGATTGCCAGTTTAGGGGCCCCTGCCAACTGCCTCTCCCTAGGACACTGGCTTTAGAAGTTAGAGccagaaaatcaaagagaaagtcCCTTGTGGAAGGATGAGCTTTTCCAAATCATAGCCACAGTGTGCCGACACAAAGCCCCGTTGAAAGAGAACGAGGCCTCCCCTGACCGACATCTGGTCCCTCCATCCAAGAAACAGCTCGAGAAAAAAGGGATCCTGGGTCTCTGCCTAGAACTGCTGTCAGAAGGAACAAAACAGTCTTGTTTCATAGTGTAGGCCATATCCCCCATTTTCAATATTGAAAGAGAAAGCAATGATGGGGGTCAGCTCTGGGAAGGACAGCTCAGGCAGCAGTGGGTAGGAGACTGGCCTCCAGAAAAGCGTATCCCCATCCAGGCCAAATAAGCAGGGCACCAGCCCCCGCCTTCCCCAGGCAACAGCATGAGCGGGTAATACCTCAAATCTGAATCTCCTTGGGCCAGTGGTGATGGCTTCAATAATTACCCACCATTGACCAGCCTGGGTTCTAGAACAGGCTCTCGAAAGCCCCCTGCTGAACCAAGCACTGCCCCCTATTTGCTGCACCTTGGGGAGATCCGAGGAGAGGCCCAAGCAGCAGAGGAAGGACTTGACCTTGGGCAGTacttaaatatttgaaacagtGGTGCAGTTGTACTGATACGCACTGCTGACATTTCAGCCTGGCCATGAGTCCTAGTCTCAAGGTTTCATGTGCAGTGTCTGGACCAAGCCAGGGCTTGGAGGAGCTTCACAGACTCCAGTGGTCCCCAGCACGTGCTGGCCCCTTGGAACTGGGGTCTGCAGGGCTGGCAggaggaggtgggcagggcaAGCAGAGCAGCAAGGCCAGGGAGCGAAGCGGGGGCTGCAAACctgctctccctgcttctctgtgcctctgtccaCGTCGTCGGCGGGCTCAAGCTTGGGCTCCACTCCCTCATCATCTACTTGGGAAAAGAGGAGGAAGCTGGTGAACCAAGAGGGATTCAGGAGACCAAGGAGCTGGGGGTGCTTCCCAGGAGTCTGAGGACCCGTGATCAGCTTCCTCTAGGGGAGCTGTGAGGTCAAGGGCAGGAACAAGGCTCAGAAGCCTGGAGCAAAGCTTTCTTGCTCTGGGATGGTACGTGCAGTGCTTTCAACTGTGGTAGCTTTagtttctctatctgtaaaatgggctaacAACAGGAGTCTCTGATCTGACAGCAGAGTGGGAACCATTTTGCAGAATGTTCGGCTGAAACTTGGGACGTGTGGCACAGAGAGTGGGAATATCTGAGTACTATACATGTTTGGTGCCAAGGGCTTCCAATGGGAGAACAGAGCCTCCTGCCTTCTTACCACCTCTGGAGCTCTGGGTCCCCAGGGGAAGTTGAAGCTGTGTGGCTGGGTGGGGGGTCTTGAGGAGACTCCAAAGGGTAAGGGGCATATGTGGCCAGAAGGACATGGCTTTAGACATAATGTGGAGAATAGTAAACCATCCATTCCAGTGGTCTCCAACCTGGACTCCGGCCTCCCTGGAGACTGAGAGGTGGTGTATGAGTCCGCTGTGAGCTGctcattaatatttcaaaatattaattagaaGAACTTGCCCATTAACCTATGAAGAGGCTACCTGGGCTCGATTTATGTTCCTTTATGTTAAGTCACTTTGCTTGTGGCTTGATTTATGTTTATTCAAGAGCAGAATACTGATATTTCCTCACTAATAAGAATGACCATTTAATCAAACAATGGGAACGCAAATGATTACTTTAATAGTTTGGAAAAAACACTCAACTTCCAAACCATGGGGTCTCCTGGGCGTGGGGACTAATTGACGGGGTActtgctggggagagaagtctgggcatctcttctttaaacattttcctcTCTCAGGCCTTTTCTAGCTCTGGGATCCTTAATAAAAAATCCCCCTCTTGTTGCTTTAGCTACGGAAAGTTCTGGGGGGGTCCTCTGTGACAGTGTGTCCCAGACTTGTGAGCTTGGTGGAATGCTGGGGTTCTGCTGGGTCAGCCATGGGTAGGCAGGCTGAGCCCCTGGGACGTGTGGGGGTAAAGTCAGTCCCACTCACGTCATTAGGATGAGCAGCTTCATTTTCCAGGTAAGAGATGCTCCACACGCTTTCCTGACTGTTCACACACGCAGGGCCCACCCCTCACAGGCACAGACATCTGAGtcaggttgtggggacagagccccagagagcagtttccaggctcttggcctcacatagaaaggtgctggctcaggtagtaaatggccatcaactgtgattgcatggctaTCAGCTgcggctagttggccgtcagctgtaaccagtgagccattggccactaatataactgccatggctttgcTAGCAGCatatgggggctggcaagaagatggtggctaggctggcaagcgcggattacagttaggatggcgggttgcggacagtgtgggtccagcctccagtgagactctagtgccaccagtgagaatataatggtatgactcccctacctatggctccatgggtgttcctttttggcctcaccacatcctgcgttcttatgtggggagcgggacaggagaccccgcaggccgccctgcgcgacaaatggcacagcgagcagggtctcccgcacgacacaggTATAAATTGTTGGCTAACTGGGCCCCAGAATTGAAGAGTGGTCAGGAAGGAGCTGAGTACGGCTGGGTCCTATTGGCTCGACACAGCTGAGACCATTGCAGCCTCCCAGGAACGGGGAGAAAGGCAGAAACTGAGCTGACTCAGACGCCTTCCTGCATTTCCTGACTTATCTCTAAATTAGAATTTAGAGATATGCTGGTACATGTGGAGATGGATGGAGGCGGCAGATGCCCCAGCACAGAATGGCTGACTCTGGTCATCAATTTCACGCTTCACGGCATTCCCTTAGAATACATTTATATCTTGAACAAAGGGAAAGTTTTCACTCCTTTTATTCACGAAGCTTGATTTGGTTtaaaagcactaaataaataGCTGGCCAGAGAAAgcgtttttattttctatagtttaTGAGAGGATGTGTTTGTGCTGAAGCCAAGACCCAATTTCTAGGAAAGTACTAAATTGACTAGGATTACTTTCATGAGAAGCAATTAAAATCGATTTCTCTCCTTCTGAAGCTCCTATTTCACGCATAAGAGCAAATTAGCTCCCTGTCTAAAACACAGATTGTTCACTGGGAATTTAGCTCTGGCCGCAACCTCAACTAATACCCAATGTCACGGGGAAGGCTGATGAGAGCGTGCTTTGTCCTTCCGAGAGGCCCCTGAGATGGCACTGTGCCCCGCTGCCAGGAAGGGGGCTGTTTGCCCTGCACCAGGGAGGAACGCGATCGGGCGATCCAGATGCCCTGAACCTTTTCGTTGACTCAGGCTGATGTCCCTCTAGTGCGTGGGCCATGATTCAAAGCTGGGGCTGGAGCTGTCCAGACCCCATCACGGGAAACCAAACGGCTGCCACAAGGCGGAAATGGGGAACCTGGGTTCTTGGGTGCAGATTCACCCCCTATCTGGAGATTCCCAGGTCAGCTGAGCACAATCAATACTCAGTAGAACCTGCCCCATAGGtcaagtagaaataaaaacagctgtCAAGTGAGAGGAAAGGGCCCACTAGGCATCCTGGGCTTGCCCTGGGCTCCCCACCAGGCGCCCCCTGAAGAGGCACTGAGATTGAGTTCCCCACTTTGTCCTGGTGCTGTGAGCTTGCCCCTTGAAGAGACATCCTGGGAGGTGGGGTTGAGAGCAGGTGGATAGGGCAGCAATTGGTTGGGGCCTGGACTGAAATGGGAGGTGAGAATGCAGGACAGATGAAGAAAGGAGATGGGAGCAGCACACGGAGCTGAGGCCACAGGATGCCCGCAGTTTGGTGCCTGAGAGGGGTCTCACAGcactctccctgcctccattgTTGGAGAAGTGGAACTGTGCAGGGTCTGTGCACAGGGATGCAAGTGGTAGGGGCACGTCAGCTATGCTCCTCCTACAGTCGTCCATCAACCTTGGACCACCAGTGTCCTCTCTAGTGGGagccccttcccctctttcctgcTGCTGTTTCACCCCAGCCTCAATTCAGAGCCAAGTAGGAAGACAATCCCATGAGTGGTTCCACCTTTGGAACCAATCCCTCCTCAGTAGCCCAAGGGCATGGGGAGGGGTCTGCCTGCCTGAGTCTGTGTTGTGGGGCAGACCTGGGACAAGGAGGGCAGACAGATCCTGCCCGCTCTAATGCCCTGGCAAGTAGCCCCTGGCACATGAAGGAAATGCAGCCTAGAGAGCCATGGGCTATTTACCTGGGGAAGTGGTGGTGGGTGCAGGGGGACCAGCATCTCTGTCTGGACCCCTCAGTCCCCCAGCCCCAGAAGGAAACACCCTCCCCCTGGCACATGATACATACACTTTGGCTTGCGAAGCGAGAGTGGGTGCACATCACTGGTGATGATCTTAGGCGAGAGCAGCTGTTCCTTTGAGCCCCAGTCTTCTTCCCACTGCTGCTTaaacttctcttcctcctccacgaTCCTGAAATAGAGACCCCCCCATGCCTGTGACTGGAGCCAAAACCTTCACAGGCCTACCTTCTCCCTGTAGGGAAACCCCAACCAGCCTGGGAAGAGGCCGCGTGGTTCTAGCTGTGGTGAGGACAATAAAATCCTTGGCACTTGTAATCTAAATCGAGTGTGAATGCCACCCTGGCAATTATATAAGACTATGTTCTAGTTACCCTAATAGGATGGGCTTTACTAGGATTATGGAATGGCTACAAGCAATGGAGGCTCCACCAGGGAACAAGAGGGCCAGGTACACTGGACCTGGAGGTGGCCTCTACCTGGCTACACTCCCAAAACACACTCATGTCCACACACAGACACGTGTGTGCAGACGCGTGGAGCTGAGGCACTCACTGTTCCATCTCCTTCCGGTATCTCTCATTTTCCTCTGCTGCCTTCTGGgcaatttcctttttccttctgaaacACAAGTGCAGATAGGTAGGTTGGAGTCTATGCAAGAGAAGTTAACTCTTCCTTGAGGCTAATTCCTGATTTGAGAAAGGTTTTCAATATTTCTTCCAGGTGCCCTTCTAAGGATGCCTGGACCAGATCTGCATGCTGAGAAAGCACATCCAACAGAGTCTGGGCCGTGTGCTCTTGTGTGGTTTTGTTTGGCCCCGCTGAGCAGAGATTCTGTGCTGTCGGAGCTGGGAGGCAGGTCAACGTGGGCCACACTCCATGGATCCACCTCCAAACACTTAAAGTGATTAATGATAGGCTGGATCTAGCCCGAGTAAGGTCCTCCCAGAGGAGGACCCCAGACCTCAGGGGCAAAGCTGGGGCTGCTAACCAAGGCCAGGGCTGTGGGCGGAGGTACCAGCAGGGCTGGTCCTCCAAGCTAATTCTGCAATGAGAAAGATGGGAAGATCCTGTCCACTTTCCTTTTCCAAATTCTTATGAGCTCCTAGAATGTATCAGGATTTTGATTTTGATAGTAGTTTTGGATTTATGAATTGCTCACCCAATTTAATCTCTCAGTCCATCATCTCATCCACCccatgtgggggcagggggcttaTCACCATAGACAGGGtggccagactgcctgggtgtGAATCCCAGCTTGGCCATGTATGACTTTGTACACTAGTGGcttaccctctctgagtctcagtctccttatctgcaaaatgggttaATCATATCTATCTTGTAGGGCTATTGTGAGAATGAAATTAAGTAACATACACAGGCCCTAACACAATGCTAGCCACATGGTTGGTACTTAACAAATGTTAGCTATGGCTAGTAGCATCCCCATATTCCTGGGCCTTGGAAATCGGGGGCTCTCtttgggaaagagggaggagcCTGGAGGTCTGGAGGCAGGGGATGCTCACGCTGACCACCACGGGTCCCATCTGGTCTGAGGATGGGCTTTGGGGGGAGAGGATAAGGGCGGCTCAGTACACGATGAGCAGGAAGCGAGGTGGGGGGGTGCTACGGTGGTCTGGGACGGTAGGGAAGGGGTGTCCTGGCTGGTCGCACTCACTGCCGCTCCATCTCCTGCTGCTCCTGGAGGATCTTGTTGGACTCCATCGCCAGCCGCTTCTGCATCAGAAGCTCCTGCCGCTGCAGCTCGCGCTGCCGCACCTCTGCCAGCCGTTCGCGCTCTGTCATGAACAGCTCCCGGCCCTCATGGGGAGAAAAGAGGCCCCTTGCTCAGTCCCCTGGGGAACCTGGGCTTCCACAgccacagctctggaggccaaGATGAGGGTTGTGCTCTCATCACCATGGCCCCAGTGTCAGACACTATGGTTTCTGCAGTCTCTGACCCAACTTCTCTCCTGGCTGGGCAGACACCCTCCCCCTCTGCTCTGTCAGAGCTTCATAGCAGAGCCTTTGGCCCTTCCCAGAAGTGTGGGGCAGAAATCAGGGCTCCGAGCCACTGGGCCTGGAGGTCAGGTGTCATGGGGCCCCCACCAGCCCATTCTGGACTTACAGCTCCAGCTACGACGGAGATGGTCAGGCTGCGGCTACTCTTCAGTATGTTCACAGCCTGTGGGGACACGTGGGCGGTCAGCTGAGGCCTGACAGACAGAGCAGTCAAGGCCTCGAGAGAGCACAGCAGGTTTCAGAGGCCATGGCGGGGGAGCGGGGGAGAAGTGGAGGGCAGAGGTGATAGCAGCCCGCAGATGAAGACCCCACATCTCACCTCCTTGTGGTCCAGGTTGGAGAAGTCGATGCCATTGACCTCGACAATCTGGTCCCCTGTCTGGTGAAGAAACAGAGAGGGGTCAGCGTGCTTGCCTAACTGTCCACTCATCTGCAGCAAAGCTTCCCTACTTGGCCCTTCAAGTGGCTGCCCCTCAGCTGTCCCTGATGAGTAGAACAGTTAGAATCCCCAGTGGGATCCTCCCAGGGCCCCTCCACCTTGTGTCTTTTTCATCAGCtgctaataatattataccaATAGATAGTTACTCCTTTGGCTGAATTTATGACATTTAGTTTAAAAACCCAGTTTGTGGACATAGGGGCCTTTGGGCTTCTCATATAGCAAAGGCTATGTTGAGTCATAATAATAATTGGTAGCTAACATTCATAAATCCCTTCCTATGTGCCCGGCACACTTTTATGcatatgtattaattcatttaatccacacaatgACCCTAGAAGGAAggttattacctccattttataggagaggaaactgaagcacagaaagaggaagtaacttgtccaaagtggAGGTTAAAAGTTCTGGCTCTGGCGTCAGGCCACCAAGGTTTGAATCCCAGTCCTACTATATTAGGTACATGATCTTGGAAAAATCCTGTACtttctttgggtctcagtttcctcatctgtaaaatggaaataacgaTAGTACCTAACTCTCAGAAATTTAAAAGGGCTTAGAACAATGTCTAACCCAGTAAACACTCAATGAATGTCAACTCAAAACACTCAATGAATGTCAACTCTTTGATTATTATTACATCATTTCCAAGCTCAGGACCAAAGGCTCTCAGAACTGGAGAAGACTGTAGAAAGGGTCAAATGCCACACTTTCATTGATGTCTTCCCTTGATGAGGGTGGGTAGGAATCATCAGCCAGTGACTGCTGAGAGAGAGCTGTGTGGGAAGGCACATGCCTCCATCACTGTGCGATCACAGTCTGATGTCGGCCCAGGGTCACTCACCTCCAACCCCACCTCGGCAGACAGGGAGCCAGGCTTTACATTACTGATGAAGATGCCAGGTTTCTGGATAGGGCCACTGGAAATGCTGTGGAAGAGATGGGCAATGCAGGTGAGCCTCTGCTTTAGCACCTGTTCATTCTCAATGTGCTGTCACCTCTGCCTGTTTGTTTAGTGCTCAAGCCCCTCAGGATACAGGTCACCCATGAGCTCAGTaccaagcccccccccccccctgtcTATCTATGGCAACAGCCACAGAAAACTACTTGTAATTCCCCCCTATATAACCCCTTACCCAATACATTGTATctgctgtttcttttcactttctagcACTTTCTTATTCATACCTTAAGACTCTAATGCTATATTCTTTACAAGGTTTTAATCAAACTGCTTATATTATCCCAAGACTAAGCTAGTGGCTCCTTTCTCAGTGCTCCTAAAATACCTACAGCAAAGGTGGCACTTGTGCTATTATTTTCCCCTCCCAGATctgtggcagacatcactaatcgaTCACAGCACTCTTTCCCATCAAGCTTCGATACAGCCTTAGAGTTCTTTTCAAAatagggtggtagatgagggaaaaggggatcaaatatatggtgatggaaggagaactgactctgggtggtgaacacatagtgtgatttatagatgatgtaatacagaattgtacacctgaaatctatgtaactttactaacaattgtcaccccaataaacgttaattaaaaaataaagaaaaaagaaaaaaaaagtactctcAGCGGCCACTACTAATTAATTAGATATAGCAAATAGGATAGGAAAACTATTTGCCATCCCTGATGCAGAATGCAGGTCCATTCATGTCCTTGTCACTCTACGCTGTAACTAATGATGTGGCTGGCTTCAATATCAGGCTATAATCTCTTAGAAACGAGAGACTTTTTATCACTTATGCTTGGCAGAAAAGAGTTGAATAAGTGTGAATGAATGGAGATAATAAGAATAACTCACATAAAAATAGCTACTATTTACCAACTGCTTATTACTTGCCAGGCACCAAGCTTGGTACTTTACTTCTGTCATGTCATTCCTCCTCACAGAGTGAATATTATTATCCTCAATTTATAGAgggagaaactgaagctcagcaTGGTAAAGTAACTAGTCCAAGGTTCCAAAACTCACAGGTGGCAGAGCAGGGGCTGGCCCCTAAATCTACGACTGTAGCACTTGTGTGCTTACCAAGACTGCCCTGCGAGCTGTCTGTTTGCAATTCCTGGGCTGCCTCTTCAGGAAGCCCACCAGGTACTAAGTGGCAAGAGAACAGTGACAGAGATGACCAGAAGGACAGGCTCCCTTTACAATGACTAGAGGGCCCACCAAAGGAACAtggctctcagtttcctcacctataaaatgggccTGTCAGAGCTGTCCCCCTGGCCCTACAGGGCTGTTGTGAAGCTCAGAGGGGAAATCAGACACCAAAAAGTGTTATCAGCAGTAGATAAAAGCCTCCTCAGAAGCAGCAATGAGTGAGGGGAGACGTGTTAGGGGCCTCCTGGGGTCTGCTGGCCATGAGTGAGCCCCAGGGCATGCCTGCCACCCACCTGCAGCCAAGGCCCCGGGAGCCCACCAGGCTGATGAAGAccttcttctctttgttttcccgATTCCTAGGGGTGCCCAGGCTGCTCAGCCCGCCCTGGAGGAAGGACACAATAAGGGTCACTAGGTGTCACATGTGTACAAGTGGCCTCTTGCGCTCATAATCACTGCTGTTTCCATGTGAGCCAAATGGCCAGTCTGTCCCAGGTGTGTGTATCTGCACCAGTTGGGCTGGCTGAGGGTCCACCACCCACAGGGGCTTTTGGGATGTGCTGGGGGCCCGGAAAGCCCCTGAGGGCACATCCCTAGAAGAAGTTCCCCCTTTAGGACTGGCTGTCACTCCATCCAGACCCCATCACTGGTAGTCCTGGCTGTTACCTCAGATTCTGACACAAACTGATCCACGTACTGCCATTTGAGGGGCTCATCAGGAGAGCTgatgggaagggaaaggagaaggggggGTCATTAGAGATGTTTGGGGGACCAGGCCCCCAATCCTTAGGAAGCAGCCCCTCTAAAGCCTCCAGCAACTGCTGGCCCAGGGGCAGTGCTGGCCTAGGGGAAGCCAGACCCCAAAGCTGATCCCAGGACCCTGAGCCCACAGGACAGAGTCTGCCTACAGAGGAGGGTCATGCTCACCTTTTCACAGGGATCAGGCCGATGTCTGTGAGAAAAAGGCATGGGGTTAGGACGGCTCCTCTGCCCTCCGTGCCTCCCCGAGGAGCTGGGTTCCCTCCTACCtaccacaccccaccccaccatcaGCGTCCCCCACCGTCTAGCCTCACTCACGTCTCACTTTGATGGACACAGTCTTCTTGGTGCGGATGAGGTTAATGACCTCCTCGTGGGTACATGAGGAGATGGAATATCCATTGATCCGAACGATCTCGTCCCCTACCTTGGCCACAGACAGAGAGAATGAGCACCAGGTTGAGGGAAGTCAGGCGGCTGGGCAGGCTCACTGGTGGCTGACCCGGGCCTGCTCTCCAGGAAGGGGGATGGCAGCTATGCATTCCTTCAGAAGAAATCTTGATATGTGTGTCCTAGAGCCTTATCACAACCAACCCACCCTCCATCAGCCAGGGGTATCCCAGGGCGGTGGCACTTCCAAGCAGTCTTTCTGCCCCATTTTATAGGGGGAACCAAGACAGCAGGGGAGGGGCACAGAGAGTGGGTAGCAGAGCTGGGAGAAGAAGTCAAGAGTCTGCACCTTCACTCTGGGGTCTCTTTCACCCCCGTGGAATCACCCAGATTCCAGCAGCTCTTGCCTGGCCTttgccccaccctgccccaagGAGCAGATTCCCCTGCAACACCCTAATGGATCCAGTGGGGAATTTCCATGACTCCTGACTCATGCTTACATCACTGACACACAGCCGATCTCTTTTTTTCCACTCAGTGGAAACTTGATGGACATTTTAATC
Coding sequences within:
- the USH1C gene encoding harmonin isoform X7, translated to MDRKVAREFRHKVDFLIENDAEKDYLYDVLRMYHQTMDVAVLVGDLKLVINEPSRLPLFDAIRPLIPLKHQVEYDELTPRRSRKLKEVRLDRLHPEGLGLSVRGGLEFGCGLFISHLIKGGQADNVGLQVGDEIVRINGYSISSCTHEEVINLIRTKKTVSIKVRHIGLIPVKSSPDEPLKWQYVDQFVSESEGGLSSLGTPRNRENKEKKVFISLVGSRGLGCSISSGPIQKPGIFISNVKPGSLSAEVGLETGDQIVEVNGIDFSNLDHKEAVNILKSSRSLTISVVAGAGRELFMTERERLAEVRQRELQRQELLMQKRLAMESNKILQEQQEMERQRKKEIAQKAAEENERYRKEMEQIVEEEEKFKQQWEEDWGSKEQLLSPKIITSDVHPLSLRKPKYDEGVEPKLEPADDVDRGTEKQGEQDFRKYEEGFDPYSMFTPEQIMGKDVRLLRIKKEGALDLALEGGMDSPIGKVVVSAVYEGGAAERHGGIVKGDEIMAINGKIVTDYTLAEAEALLQKAWNQGDWIELVVAVCPPKDYDDELTFF
- the USH1C gene encoding harmonin isoform X6, producing the protein MDRKVAREFRHKVDFLIENDAEKDYLYDVLRMYHQTMDVAVLVGDLKLVINEPSRLPLFDAIRPLIPLKHQVEYDELTPRRSRKLKEVRLDRLHPEGLGLSVRGGLEFGCGLFISHLIKGGQADNVGLQVGDEIVRINGYSISSCTHEEVINLIRTKKTVSIKVRHIGLIPVKSSPDEPLKWQYVDQFVSESEGGLSSLGTPRNRENKEKKVFISLVGSRGLGCSISSGPIQKPGIFISNVKPGSLSAEVGLETGDQIVEVNGIDFSNLDHKEAVNILKSSRSLTISVVAGAGRELFMTERERLAEVRQRELQRQELLMQKRLAMESNKILQEQQEMERQRKKEIAQKAAEENERYRKEMEQIVEEEEKFKQQWEEDWGSKEQLLSPKIITSDVHPLSLRKPKLDDEGVEPKLEPADDVDRGTEKQGEQDFRKYEEGFDPYSMFTPEQIMGKDVRLLRIKKEGALDLALEGGMDSPIGKVVVSAVYEGGAAERHGGIVKGDEIMAINGKIVTDYTLAEAEALLQKAWNQGDWIELVVAVCPPKDYDDELTFF
- the USH1C gene encoding harmonin isoform X9, whose translation is MDRKVAREFRHKVDFLIENDAEKDYLYDVLRMYHQTMDVAVLVGDLKLVINEPSRLPLFDAIRPLIPLKHQVEYDELTPRRSRKLKEVRLDRLHPEGLGLSVRGGLEFGCGLFISHLIKGGQADNVGLQVGDEIVRINGYSISSCTHEEVINLIRTKKTVSIKVRHIGLIPVKSSPDEPLKWQYVDQFVSESEGGLSSLGTPRNRENKEKKVFISLVGSRGLGCSISSGPIQKPGIFISNVKPGSLSAEVGLETGDQIVEVNGIDFSNLDHKEAVNILKSSRSLTISVVAGAGRELFMTERERLAEVRQRELQRQELLMQKRLAMESNKILQEQQEMERQRKKEIAQKAAEENERYRKEMEQIVEEEEKFKQQWEEDWGSKEQLLSPKIITSDVHPLSLRKPKYDEGVEPKLEPADDVDRGTEKQGEQDFRKYEEGFDPYSMFTPEQIMGKDVRLLRIKKEGALDLALEGGMDSPIGKVVVSAVYEGGAAERHGGIVKGDEIMAINGKIVTDYTLAEAEALLQKAWNQGGAAESEVLSSVPRKLTRWDWDPHEGMWTREDLRVT